From the Planktothricoides raciborskii GIHE-MW2 genome, the window TATACAGATTATTGTTGCTGTAAATCCAATGATAAGCAGCGACCAAAAGTACCACAAGCAAAAGTAGCCATTGGTGGGAAGACCCGCGCATTTCGGGATTAGATTTTGGCTTTTAACCAGAAATATTTGCCGCAATGCTTCGCCCCTACTGAATTGTTAGGGCGAAGCATTGCGGGATTAAATTTTGGCTTTTAACCAGAAATATTTGCCGCAATGCTTCGCCCCTACTGAATCTTTAATTTTTTACTCTAATTCCGAACATGATTGACCAACTGCTTGACCAACGTTATAAAGTTTTGCAAATTCTCGGCGCCGGTGGTTTTGGCCGCACTTATATTGCCCAAGATATGAAACAACCCAGTAAGCCGAAATGCGTGATTAAACAACTTCTCCCCCAGGGAGTTGATGACCCTACTTTGTCCGATGCTTCGCGGGAAAATCGTTGGGGCTTGGCGCATAAATTTTTCGAAAAAGAAGCGGAAATTTTGGAAGTTCTGGGCAACCATGACCAGGTTCCCCGGTTACTGGCTTATTTTGAAGAAAACCAAGAATTCTACTTGGTGCAAGAGTTTATTGATGGCCTCACTTTGGGGTCTGAACTAATTCAAGGTCAACCTTGGTCGGAAAAACAAGTAATTGCTTTGCTGAAAAATGTTTTAACGGTTTTGGAGTTTGTCCACGGCAATAATGTGATTCACCGAGATATTAAACCGGATAATATTATTCGCCGCAAACTCGATAATAAATTAGTGTTGGTGGACTTTGGCGCGGTCAAGCAAGTGCGCGGTCAAATGGTGACAAATTCTGGGGCATTTGGTTGGACGGTTTGTATTGGTACTGAAGGATATCGCCCCCCAGAACAAGCGGCAGGGCGTCCCCGTTTGAATAGCGATCTTTATGCTTTGGGGATGATTGCGATTCAAGCATTAACGGGAATCAATGCTTTCGATCTGCGCTTGAATTATAGCGATTCAAATACCGATGAAATTCAATGGCAAGATAAAGTAACCAATGTTAGCCCGGGATTAATTGAGTTTTTAACCAAGATGTTGCGTCAAAACTGGCGCGATCGCTACGAAAGTGCCACCGCAGCCTTACAAGCACTGGAGTCTCTAACCGCGAGTCTCCCTGGAAATAACTATCAGCCCACCGTGGTTCCCACCGCAGTTGCTACTCAGTTGCCCGTGACCACCCATCGACCCGCACCTGTTGCAGGTACGGAAGTGGCACCCGCAGCACAGCCTACACCAAAACCTACACCACAACCCACACCACAAACCACACCACAAACCACACTAGCAAGCACACCAGCAACTACAGTATCTAAGACTGCTTCTAAGAATGCTTCAAAACCACTGCCCCTCAAGCCGATCGGTTTAGCAGTTGCCGGAATTTTGGCATTAGCTTTGGTGGGCGGTGGTGTGCGATCGCTCATGGGTTCTTCAGGAGATTCTAAGCTTGCGGTTTCTAATTCTCCGACTAACTCGGAGGTTCAGTCTGACGATGAATTAATCAGTTCGGGCGATCGCATTTTAATCCCCAACGAAGGCGTAGATAACAAAGAATTCGAGGAATTAAAAAAAGCTGGAGTGGACGCAATGGCGGCTAAAGACTATGCCAAAGCTAAAGAAAACTTTCAGCAAGCTCTTGGGATTAAGAAAAATGCCCCGGAAACTCTCATTTATCTGAATAATGCCAAGATTGGTGATGCTAAATCCTACAGGCTGCTGTTGTGCCGATTAAAGATGGTAAAGAGCCAGGGCGATCGCTAGAAATGTTGCGGGGATTTGCCCAAGCCCAAGAAGAAGTGAATAAAAACGGGGGCATTAATGGCGTACCGCTAAAACTGACGATCGTCAACGACTACGATGACAAAGATAAAGCCAAAATGCTGGCAGAAAAACTGGTCAAGGATTCTAACATTCTGGGGATCATGGGACACCATATCGGTTCGGTTAGTGAAGCGGTGGCGCCGATTTATCAACGAGAAAAATTAGTGTTAATTACCCCAATCAGTGTGAATGATGAAATCACCAATGACAAAACCCCCTATTTGTTCCGAACCAATCGAGCCAATATTGAAAAAGGGTCTAATGAATTAGTTCATTACATGGTGAACAATTGGCAGAGGCAAAAAGTAGCGATCTTTTCTAATGGAAAATTGGATTACATTAAAAAAATGAAAACTTCTTTTGAGGATGAATTGTTTAATAAAGGGGAGGTCGTTGGTGAGTTCGATTTATCCCTAGATGGTTTTAATGCCTATCAAAGCCTGAAAACCGCTAAAGAAAAAGGGGCAGAGGTAATTCTATTATTACCCAGCCTCGGAGATTTAAATAAAACCTGGGAACTCTTACGGGTAAAAAATGAATATCCTAACGAATTTGGTGACTTAAAAGTTTTAGGAGATATTGTCACTTTATATCGCCTGGAAACCTTAAAAAATGGACGCGATACCGAAGGTATGGTATTGGCAGTTTCCTGGCAATTCAATCCAGAAGCTGGGGGTTTTTCTCAGGATGCTGATACACTTTGGGGAGGGGGCGTTAACTGGGTTACAGCTATGTCTTATGATGCCGGTAAAGCATTTATTGCGGCGATGGAAAAAAGTGAGAATCCCACTCGTGAAAATATTCAACAGGAACTCAGTAATGACAGTTTTGTCACCGAGGGAGCTTCTGGACCAATCAAGTTTAAAGAGAATGATGTGACACCTCCTTCTTTACATATGGTCACTGTTAAGAAGCAAGCTTCGGTGGAAGAAAGTATTTCTAAAACAGGCTATGATTTTGTTCCAGCTAAATCAGCATCAGCGCAGGAAGCAGAAGTTCCCAATTATTAAAGCCCTCGTTTCTAGCAGTAGTTTTATTGTAGTTTTATTGTAGTTTTATTGTAGTTTTATTGTAGGTTCGGTTGAGGAACGAAACCCAACCTACGAAGGCTAATCGTGGCAGGGTTGGGTTTCATGCTTCAACCCAACCTACGAAAGCTGGGAACGAGGAAAATGACCGATTCCGCTCAAAAATCAACTGGGGATAATGTCGATGAATCTGGTATTAAGCTCTAAAAATTGCCGCCTGTTTTTTACCGGACAAGGCATTTCCCTGGTTGGACAGTGGATGACAAAAGTGGCTGCCGGTTGGTTGGTGTATCAGCTAACTCACTCTGCTTTTTTACTAGGTTTGGTGGCATTCACTGATGATATTGCTAGTTTACTTGTAGCCCCTTTTACGGGAGTGTTACTCGACCAATGGAACCGGCAACGGGTTTTAATTCTGACTCAGACTTTTGCGATGGTTCAGACTTTGGCCGTAGGGGTTTTCTGTTTGACAGGTCATATCGATATTTACGGGATGATTGCCCTGAGTTTGTGCCAAGGTTGTATTAAGGCTTTTGATCTGCCTGCCCGACAATTTTTTATTGCCGAAATTGTCGATAAAAAAACGGAAATTGGGGAGGCGATCGCGCTTAATTCGTTAATGATTAGTCTCGGTCGGTTACTCGGCCCTGCTTTAGGGGATGGGCGATCGTTAATTTGGGGATTGGCTTGTGTTTTTTGTTCGATGGATTTACTTATATGTTTGTGATTGCCGCCTTATTAATGATTAAAATATCTCCCGCTAAAAATACCCGTTCAACCCAAGTCGATCGCCCTTGGAAAAAATTGCAACAAGGATTCGCATATATAGTAAAATTTCCCGATATAGGCTTCATTCTCCTGTTACTAGGCTTAGTGAGTTTTATGGCCATGCCTTATACTTCTTTAACGCCCATATTTGCCAAAGAAATTTTGCAAGGCAATGCCGAAACTCTGGGTTTTATGCTATCCTTTGCTGGACTAGGTTCTTTAATCGGCAGCCTATATTTGCTGTTCAAAATTAAAATCTTCGGTTTAGAAAAAATTATTCCTCTATCCACCGGATTAGCTGGCATCAGTCTGATGGTATTTTCTCAATCAGAAAATGTTATAATATCCTTTATATCCTTGTACTTAGTCGGATTTGCCTTAAGTTTACAAGTTGCATCGAGCAATACCATATTACAAATTCTGTCACCCGATGATAAACGAGGCCGAATTATGAGTTTATTTGCCATTGCTTTTGTCGGCATGACCCCATTAGGAAATTTAATGAGTGGCTTTATGGCCGATCGCCTCGGTGTGGTGACAACTTTAACCATCAATGGTCTGATTTGTTTGATTGCCGCTGGCATATTTTCCCAGCAAATTCAACCGCTCCAGCGTTCTTTAAAACGTTTGGTAAATTGTGAACCTTAACCTTTAACCTAACCTTTATAAGCTTAAGTAAACTCTAACCACATAAACCCTGAAATAAAATTAATTATTAACCATGTTTACTGCAACAGAAAATTAACCCCAAGCGGCATCAAGCAAAACAGAAAAACTGATCCAGTCTCTCCAAGAAATGCACAAATTCTTGACAGCCACAGGATCAGAAGACCCCACCTTTAAAACCGTGGCGGGAAAATTGAGCAGCTTAAGTGCAACGCTCAAAGCTGGACAAATCAAATTTCAAATTGTCAGTCAATCTCCCCCCCTGGCTTATGCGGTTGCTAAACTGGTAGAATCGAGTGCCACCCTACCGGCACTTTATCAATTTCAAACTACAACTTTACCGGGTCAATCTCAACGCACCGAAATTCCCATCAAGGCAGTAGAATATGCTCGCACGGAGTTAGCTGCCCCCGAACCTGTTCTCTTGCAATTTACCGATCGCGATCGCGAAAAGCCGATTTCTCATCGTCTGTCCAAAAATGGTAAATTACTCATCGGTCGTCGTCCAGGCTGTCAAATTCAAATCCCCCAACAATACAGTTTTGCTTCGGGACATCATGCGGAAATTGTCCCGGTTCCGGGGGCGGATAATTCTTTCGGAAATTGGCAAATTTGTGACACCAGTACCAATGGCACTTACATCAACGGTCAAAAGATTTCGGGATGCCAAACTTTGCATCCAGACGATCGCATTACGTTAGGCTATCCCGAACCGACCGATCGCAGTGCGGAACTTATTTTTAAATTTGAATATAATATCGCCTCTCCCCAACCCCCTCATGGTTCTGCCGGAAATCAAACTTCGGATCCGAATGAGTCATTATATAAAGAACTGATTGACTGCGATATTCTCTGTTTGGTGATTAACCCCACTGTCCCCGTTTCCGATACAGAAAAACGGCTGATTTCGCGAGCAAATCAAGGGCGACTTTTCAAAACGATTGCAATTGTGGATGTTTCAGCGATCGCTCGCGAACCGGAACGAGTTAATCATAATATTGACGCCTTCAAGCAATGGCTAAAAAGCCAAAATTTGCAAGGGACTGTTGCCTTGCAGTTAATTCCTTTGCATCCTTTTTATCCCAGTCCCGAACCCATGACCGAACTGGCGCCAAATGTGCAGCAAGAGTGCGATCGGTTTCGCCAATTTTTAGAACAGTTGGCGATCGGGCAACGGGAGGAAATTCTGATGCAGCGGTTCAGCAAAAAAATCAAGGAACAAATTGCGATTATAGAACAAGCTTACGGCGAAAAAGAAGCAAACTTAAAAACCCGGATTGCGAAATCTATTGCCTTGCCTCCGGGAACCGATCTGGATGAGTTGGATCGACAAATTAGAAAAACCTTCAAACAAGTAGCAGAAAACAAAGAAAAATCATTCCGAGAAATTAGATTGGAACTGAATAAATCGAAATCAGAATTAGTGGATGGATTCAGTAAAGAAAGTTTACTGTATAAGATTAAACAGTTTACCGACGAACTGCAAGCCGTTGTCACCAAAGAAAAAGATCAGGTTTCCCTGTGTTTAAATTCTGAGAAAATGAGCAAGTCCCATACCATCTATACTCACATGAATCGTCTTTGTTACGGAGATATGAGTCAGTGGGCAAAAGATGAATGGCAACGAGTTTTTGGGACTTATGGCGATGGCGGTTTACAAGCAATTTTCCAACGTACTCATGCAGCCTTTGATTTTATTCCCGGTCTAGATTTACCCAGTGCATCTTTTGCCGCTAACCCAGAGTTTGACGTTTACAAATGCTTGCAATATTCTTTTGTGGAATTTGACAATCAGGTTTCTTTTCAAGACACCGCTTCGGGCAACAATTTGATGTTATGGGGATCGGCAGTTATGGGAATTGTTGGTTTGGCAATGGGACAACCCATTCTACTGATGACTCCTGGGATGGGTGTCCTGGGAAAACAGGTCGCCCAACAACAAAGCGAAACTGCCAAAATTGAACAAATTACCGAAAATTTACGCAAAGGCTTATGCCAACATTATCAATCTTTTGCGAAAAGTATTGCGGATAAGTTATCCCAGCAAATTAATTTGGCGATCGAAGCGGAAAAACGCCGATTTAAAACTTTAATGAAAACAACTAGCGATAAGGTTTGCGCCTACATGAATGACATGAAAAAAGGTTTGGATTATGCTGAAAAACAACATAAACAATTGCAGCAATAAAAAAGCCTGTTCATGGATATATGTAATAAAATATCTACTTAAATTAAGTCTTAAAATAAACCAGAGGTGTTAATGAATAAAAATACCGGACAACCCCAACCCAAAATAATGCTAAATATCAATAAATGTACTGACGATTATGGTCAGCTAATCAGCAAATTTAAAAATGCTCTATATGGTATTTTTTGATAGACCAGAATAAACTTTAGAAATATTAATGACAGGGAGGTTTCATCATGGGTCTTTTTGATTAAATCAGGGATGCCTGCCGTCACAGATTTGATAATGTTGCCAATGCCATTAAATC encodes:
- a CDS encoding serine/threonine-protein kinase → MIDQLLDQRYKVLQILGAGGFGRTYIAQDMKQPSKPKCVIKQLLPQGVDDPTLSDASRENRWGLAHKFFEKEAEILEVLGNHDQVPRLLAYFEENQEFYLVQEFIDGLTLGSELIQGQPWSEKQVIALLKNVLTVLEFVHGNNVIHRDIKPDNIIRRKLDNKLVLVDFGAVKQVRGQMVTNSGAFGWTVCIGTEGYRPPEQAAGRPRLNSDLYALGMIAIQALTGINAFDLRLNYSDSNTDEIQWQDKVTNVSPGLIEFLTKMLRQNWRDRYESATAALQALESLTASLPGNNYQPTVVPTAVATQLPVTTHRPAPVAGTEVAPAAQPTPKPTPQPTPQTTPQTTLASTPATTVSKTASKNASKPLPLKPIGLAVAGILALALVGGGVRSLMGSSGDSKLAVSNSPTNSEVQSDDELISSGDRILIPNEGVDNKEFEELKKAGVDAMAAKDYAKAKENFQQALGIKKNAPETLIYLNNAKIGDAKSYRLLLCRLKMVKSQGDR
- a CDS encoding ABC transporter substrate-binding protein, with protein sequence MPIKDGKEPGRSLEMLRGFAQAQEEVNKNGGINGVPLKLTIVNDYDDKDKAKMLAEKLVKDSNILGIMGHHIGSVSEAVAPIYQREKLVLITPISVNDEITNDKTPYLFRTNRANIEKGSNELVHYMVNNWQRQKVAIFSNGKLDYIKKMKTSFEDELFNKGEVVGEFDLSLDGFNAYQSLKTAKEKGAEVILLLPSLGDLNKTWELLRVKNEYPNEFGDLKVLGDIVTLYRLETLKNGRDTEGMVLAVSWQFNPEAGGFSQDADTLWGGGVNWVTAMSYDAGKAFIAAMEKSENPTRENIQQELSNDSFVTEGASGPIKFKENDVTPPSLHMVTVKKQASVEESISKTGYDFVPAKSASAQEAEVPNY
- a CDS encoding MFS transporter — protein: MNLVLSSKNCRLFFTGQGISLVGQWMTKVAAGWLVYQLTHSAFLLGLVAFTDDIASLLVAPFTGVLLDQWNRQRVLILTQTFAMVQTLAVGVFCLTGHIDIYGMIALSLCQGCIKAFDLPARQFFIAEIVDKKTEIGEAIALNSLMISLGRLLGPALGDGRSLIWGLACVFCSMDLLICL
- a CDS encoding MFS transporter produces the protein MFDGFTYMFVIAALLMIKISPAKNTRSTQVDRPWKKLQQGFAYIVKFPDIGFILLLLGLVSFMAMPYTSLTPIFAKEILQGNAETLGFMLSFAGLGSLIGSLYLLFKIKIFGLEKIIPLSTGLAGISLMVFSQSENVIISFISLYLVGFALSLQVASSNTILQILSPDDKRGRIMSLFAIAFVGMTPLGNLMSGFMADRLGVVTTLTINGLICLIAAGIFSQQIQPLQRSLKRLVNCEP
- a CDS encoding FHA domain-containing protein, which codes for MHKFLTATGSEDPTFKTVAGKLSSLSATLKAGQIKFQIVSQSPPLAYAVAKLVESSATLPALYQFQTTTLPGQSQRTEIPIKAVEYARTELAAPEPVLLQFTDRDREKPISHRLSKNGKLLIGRRPGCQIQIPQQYSFASGHHAEIVPVPGADNSFGNWQICDTSTNGTYINGQKISGCQTLHPDDRITLGYPEPTDRSAELIFKFEYNIASPQPPHGSAGNQTSDPNESLYKELIDCDILCLVINPTVPVSDTEKRLISRANQGRLFKTIAIVDVSAIAREPERVNHNIDAFKQWLKSQNLQGTVALQLIPLHPFYPSPEPMTELAPNVQQECDRFRQFLEQLAIGQREEILMQRFSKKIKEQIAIIEQAYGEKEANLKTRIAKSIALPPGTDLDELDRQIRKTFKQVAENKEKSFREIRLELNKSKSELVDGFSKESLLYKIKQFTDELQAVVTKEKDQVSLCLNSEKMSKSHTIYTHMNRLCYGDMSQWAKDEWQRVFGTYGDGGLQAIFQRTHAAFDFIPGLDLPSASFAANPEFDVYKCLQYSFVEFDNQVSFQDTASGNNLMLWGSAVMGIVGLAMGQPILLMTPGMGVLGKQVAQQQSETAKIEQITENLRKGLCQHYQSFAKSIADKLSQQINLAIEAEKRRFKTLMKTTSDKVCAYMNDMKKGLDYAEKQHKQLQQ